A window of Rhododendron vialii isolate Sample 1 chromosome 13a, ASM3025357v1 contains these coding sequences:
- the LOC131313247 gene encoding uncharacterized protein LOC131313247 isoform X1 has product MEYERIHKVQTGIISPSKLRMKLMGHQSQKKKEGSNSSRTSPSKLEDSEFAKNSLLATKSGDFDEEVSSSEVSSVKLSSNAMPEAGQADLSTFQPKENTKLQQFSKSDNGNSSSVHPVRSLDEENLDYDSNASSSSFEFHKGERTLQNPLTRSLSRNMPSKWNDAEKWIMNKQNVQNSYSKKSHMQSQVNKLPVTNTVRVAPESGGYDQKLAVKRVDFCQPTSQFGMEKFSFVPSASHPIHGQASGANVGVDLCPESKDLKEVDNEDSSCTKSTSTEDATGVPAIRSVCMRDMGTEMTPIPSQEPSRTATPVGSTTPFRSPTSSIPSTPRRGAPASTPTGQTTDDECQDPTKKSKRGLSEEELKLKTRREIVALGVQLGKMNIAAWASKDEKEKNAHGDEMDVAMREQIEIEKRAAAWEEAEKSKHTARYKREEIKIQAWESRQKAKLEAEMRRIEAQVEQMRANAQAKMVKKIAMARQISEEKRAAAEAKRDQSARKTAAQAEYIRQTGRIPSAPFICCGWLL; this is encoded by the exons ATGGAGTACGAACGGATTCACAAAGTTCAG ACTGGTATTATTTCTCCAAGTAAATTGAGGATGAAGCTAATGGGGCATCAAAgtcagaaaaagaaagagggatCGAACTCTTCAAGAACATCGCCTTCCAAGCTTGAGGATTCTGAGTTTGCCAAGAACAGTTTGTTGGCCACCAAGAGTGGAGACTTTGATGAGGAAG TTTCCAGTTCAGAAGTTTCATCAGTCAAATTATCAAGCAATGCGATGCCAGAAGCTGGACAAGCTGATCTGAGTACTTTCCAgccaaaagaaaatactaaactGCAGCAATTTTCAAAGAGCGACAACGGTAATTCAAGTTCAGTTCATCCTGTGAGGTCACTAGACGAGGAAAATCTTGATTACGATAGCAATGCCAGTTCATCTAGCTTCGAGTTTCACAAAGGAGAAAGGACACTGCAAAATCCCTTGACCAGATCACTGTCACGAAATATGCCATCCAAGTGGAATGACGCGGAGAAATGGATTATGAACAAGCAAAATGTGCAAAACAGTTATTCCAAGAAATCACATATGCAAAGCCAAGTGAACAAGTTACCGGTGACAAATACGGTTAGGGTTGCACCGGAGTCTGGGGGTTATGATCAGAAGTTGGCGGTTAAGAGGGTTGATTTCTGTCAACCGACATCTCAATTTGGCATGGAGAAGTTCTCTTTTGTACCCTCTGCCAGTCACCCTATTCACGGTCAAGCCAGTGGGGCAAATGTGGGGGTTGATCTCTGTCCCGAAAGCAAGGATTTGAAGGAAGTGGACAATGAGGATTCATCTTGTACTAAGAGTACTTCAACTGAAGATGCCACAG GTGTTCCTGCCATAAGATCAGTCTGCATGAGAGACATGGGAACAGAGATGACCCCTATTCCAAGTCAAGAGCCTTCAAGGACCGCCACCCCCGTTGGGTCCACAACGCCATTCCGCAGCCCAACTTCTTCGATCCCATCCACTCCTCGTAGAGGAGCACCGGCCTCCACCCCTACCGGGCAAACCACCGACGATGAGTGTCAAGACCCaacaaagaaaagcaaaagAGGATTGTCAGAAGAAGAACTAAAGCTCAAGACAAGGAGGGAGATAGTAGCCCTAGGTGTCCAACTAGGTAAAATGAATATCGCTGCTTGGGCAAGTAAAGACGAGAAGGAAAAGAATGCCCATGGGGATGAAATGGACGTGGCAATGAGAGAACAGATTGAAATCGAAAAACGTGCAGCTGCGTGGGAGGAAGCTGAGAAATCTAAACACActgcaag ATATAAGCGTGAGGAAATCAAGATCCAAGCATGGGAGAGTCGGCAGAAAGCCAAACTAGAGGCGGAGATGAGGAGAATAGAG GCCCAAGTTGAACAGATGAGAGCAAATGCTCAAGCAAAGATGGTGAAGAAGATTGCAATGGCACGGCAAATATCAGAAGAAAAACGGGCTGCAGCTGAAGCAAAAAGAGATCAAAGTGCCAGGAAAACTGCTGCTCAGGCAGAATACATCCGCCAAACCGGTCGCATCCCATCAGCCCCCTTCATCTGTTGCGGTTGGTTGTtataa
- the LOC131313247 gene encoding uncharacterized protein LOC131313247 isoform X2 gives MEYERIHKVQTGIISPSKLRMKLMGHQSQKKKEGSNSSRTSPSKLEDSEFAKNSLLATKSGDFDEEVKLSSNAMPEAGQADLSTFQPKENTKLQQFSKSDNGNSSSVHPVRSLDEENLDYDSNASSSSFEFHKGERTLQNPLTRSLSRNMPSKWNDAEKWIMNKQNVQNSYSKKSHMQSQVNKLPVTNTVRVAPESGGYDQKLAVKRVDFCQPTSQFGMEKFSFVPSASHPIHGQASGANVGVDLCPESKDLKEVDNEDSSCTKSTSTEDATGVPAIRSVCMRDMGTEMTPIPSQEPSRTATPVGSTTPFRSPTSSIPSTPRRGAPASTPTGQTTDDECQDPTKKSKRGLSEEELKLKTRREIVALGVQLGKMNIAAWASKDEKEKNAHGDEMDVAMREQIEIEKRAAAWEEAEKSKHTARYKREEIKIQAWESRQKAKLEAEMRRIEAQVEQMRANAQAKMVKKIAMARQISEEKRAAAEAKRDQSARKTAAQAEYIRQTGRIPSAPFICCGWLL, from the exons ATGGAGTACGAACGGATTCACAAAGTTCAG ACTGGTATTATTTCTCCAAGTAAATTGAGGATGAAGCTAATGGGGCATCAAAgtcagaaaaagaaagagggatCGAACTCTTCAAGAACATCGCCTTCCAAGCTTGAGGATTCTGAGTTTGCCAAGAACAGTTTGTTGGCCACCAAGAGTGGAGACTTTGATGAGGAAG TCAAATTATCAAGCAATGCGATGCCAGAAGCTGGACAAGCTGATCTGAGTACTTTCCAgccaaaagaaaatactaaactGCAGCAATTTTCAAAGAGCGACAACGGTAATTCAAGTTCAGTTCATCCTGTGAGGTCACTAGACGAGGAAAATCTTGATTACGATAGCAATGCCAGTTCATCTAGCTTCGAGTTTCACAAAGGAGAAAGGACACTGCAAAATCCCTTGACCAGATCACTGTCACGAAATATGCCATCCAAGTGGAATGACGCGGAGAAATGGATTATGAACAAGCAAAATGTGCAAAACAGTTATTCCAAGAAATCACATATGCAAAGCCAAGTGAACAAGTTACCGGTGACAAATACGGTTAGGGTTGCACCGGAGTCTGGGGGTTATGATCAGAAGTTGGCGGTTAAGAGGGTTGATTTCTGTCAACCGACATCTCAATTTGGCATGGAGAAGTTCTCTTTTGTACCCTCTGCCAGTCACCCTATTCACGGTCAAGCCAGTGGGGCAAATGTGGGGGTTGATCTCTGTCCCGAAAGCAAGGATTTGAAGGAAGTGGACAATGAGGATTCATCTTGTACTAAGAGTACTTCAACTGAAGATGCCACAG GTGTTCCTGCCATAAGATCAGTCTGCATGAGAGACATGGGAACAGAGATGACCCCTATTCCAAGTCAAGAGCCTTCAAGGACCGCCACCCCCGTTGGGTCCACAACGCCATTCCGCAGCCCAACTTCTTCGATCCCATCCACTCCTCGTAGAGGAGCACCGGCCTCCACCCCTACCGGGCAAACCACCGACGATGAGTGTCAAGACCCaacaaagaaaagcaaaagAGGATTGTCAGAAGAAGAACTAAAGCTCAAGACAAGGAGGGAGATAGTAGCCCTAGGTGTCCAACTAGGTAAAATGAATATCGCTGCTTGGGCAAGTAAAGACGAGAAGGAAAAGAATGCCCATGGGGATGAAATGGACGTGGCAATGAGAGAACAGATTGAAATCGAAAAACGTGCAGCTGCGTGGGAGGAAGCTGAGAAATCTAAACACActgcaag ATATAAGCGTGAGGAAATCAAGATCCAAGCATGGGAGAGTCGGCAGAAAGCCAAACTAGAGGCGGAGATGAGGAGAATAGAG GCCCAAGTTGAACAGATGAGAGCAAATGCTCAAGCAAAGATGGTGAAGAAGATTGCAATGGCACGGCAAATATCAGAAGAAAAACGGGCTGCAGCTGAAGCAAAAAGAGATCAAAGTGCCAGGAAAACTGCTGCTCAGGCAGAATACATCCGCCAAACCGGTCGCATCCCATCAGCCCCCTTCATCTGTTGCGGTTGGTTGTtataa
- the LOC131313248 gene encoding auxin response factor 6, producing the protein MRLSSVGFSQQSPEGEKRCLNSELWHACAGPLVSLPVIGSRVVYFPQGHSEQVAASTHKEVDAHIPNYPSLPPQLICQLHNVTMHADVETDEVYAQMTLQPLSQQEQKDASFLPADLGAPNKQPTNYFCKTLTASDTSTHGGFSVPRRAAEKVFPPLDFSQQPPAQELIARDLHDNEWKFRHIFRGQPKRHLLTTGWSVFVSAKRLVAGDSVLFIWNEKNQLFLGIRRANRPQTVMPSSVLSSDSMHLGLLAAAAHAAATNSRFTIFYNPRASPTEFVIPLAKYFKAVYHTRVSVGMRFRMLFETEESSVRRYMGTITGISDMDPTRWPNSHWRSVKVGWDESTAGERQPRVSLWEIEPLTTFPMYPSPFPIRLKRPWPPGLPSFNGMKEDELGMNSPLMWLQGDNGDRSLQSLNFQGIGVAPWMQPRIDASMLGMQNHMYQAMAAAALQEMRASDPSKQTLPSVLQFQNTPGMPPGLVQPQMLQQSQPQSQSHLLQQQLQHQNAFNNQNQQQPPLSQQQQQQQVSNAVSALSQFASNSQAHSPSLQAISSMCQQQSFSDSNGNPVTNGIVSPLHSLMGSFTQEEASHLLNLPRNSDALLSSSGWPPKRIAVDHLLSSAASQCILPQVEQLGPHRTNTSRNAISLPPFPGRECSIDQEGSNDHQNHLLFGVNIDSSSLLMHNGMSGIRGVGSDGDSANVHFASSNNYLSNSGTTGTDFSTNPVLTPSSCIDESGFLQSPENLGQENQPTGTFVKVYKAGSFGRSLDISNFSSYHELRSELARMFGLEGQLEDPLRSGWQLVFVDRENDVLLLGDDPWQEFVSSVWCIKILSPQEVQEMGKQGLELLNSVPIQKLSNSNCDDYGSRQGSRNLRNGIASLGSLDY; encoded by the exons ATGAGGCTCTCTTCTGTTGGTTTCTCACAGCAGTCGCCTGAAG GGGAGAAGAGATGTCTGAATTCTGAACTTTGGCACGCGTGTGCGGGTCCTCTTGTTTCCCTTCCTGTCATTGGGAGCCGCGTGGTTTATTTCCCTCAGGGTCACAGTGAGCAG GTTGCTGCATCGACCCACAAGGAAGTGGATGCCCATATACCTAACTACCCGAGCTTACCTCCTCAACTTATCTGCCAGCTTCACAATGTGACAATGCAT GCAGATGTGGAGACAGATGAGGTCTATGCTCAGATGACATTGCAGCCACTGAGCCAG CAAGAGCAAAAGGATGCCTCCTTCCTTCCAGCAGATTTAGGTGCCCCCAACAAGCAGCCAACAAATTATTTCTGCAAAACATTGACAGCCAGTGACACTAGTACTCATGGAGGATTTTCAGTTCCTCGCCGTGCTGCTGAAAAAGTGTTCCCTCCATTG GACTTCTCTCAGCAGCCTCCAGCTCAAGAGTTAATAGCAAGGGATCTGCATGATAATGAGTGGAAATTTAGACATATATTCCGCG GCCAGCCAAAGAGGCATCTTCTTACTACTGGGTGGAGTGTGTTTGTCAGTGCAAAAAGACTTGTTGCTGGTGATTCAGTCCTTTTCATATG GAATGAGAAGAACCAATTGTTTCTTGGTATACGGCGTGCTAATCGTCCCCAAACTGTGATGCCTTCTTCAGTTTTATCAAGTGACAGCATGCACTTGGGGCTTCTTGCTGCGGCAGCTCATGCTGCTGCAACTAATAGCCGTTTCACCATATTTTATAATCCAAG GGCGAGCCCAACAGAGTTTGTCATACCTCTTGCCAAATATTTTAAAGCAGTTTATCACACTCGAGTTTCTGTTGGCATGCGCTTCCGAATGCTGTTTGAAACTGAAGAATCGAGTGTCCGTCG CTACATGGGCACCATCACTGGCATTAGTGACATGGATCCTACTCGGTGGCCAAACTCGCATTGGCGCTCAGTGAAG GTTGGTTGGGATGAGTCTACTGCTGGGGAAAGGCAGCCTAGAGTCTCTCTATGGGAAATTGAACCTTTGACAACATTCCCCATGTATCCATCCCCATTCCCCATCAGGCTCAAGCGACCATGGCCTCCTGGATTACCTTCTTTTAACG GGATGAAGGAGGATGAACTGGGAATGAATTCGCCACTCATGTGGCTCCAGGGTGATAACGGAGATCGCAGTCTCCAGTCTCTCAACTTTCAAGGCATAGGGGTCGCGCCTTGGATGCAACCAAGGATTGATGCCTCCATGCTTGGTATGCAGAATCACATGTACCAAGCTATGGCCGCTGCTGCTCTTCAGGAGATGAGGGCTTCCGATCCTTCCAAACAGACACTTCCATCCGTTCTTCAATTCCAAAATACCCCTGGCATGCCTCCTGGTCTAGTTCAGCCCCAGATGTTGCAGCAATCTCAGCCCCAATCCCAATCTCATCTTCTTCAGCAACAATTGCAGCACCAGAACgctttcaataatcaaaatcaacaacAGCCACCATTGTCACAACAACAGCAACAGCAGCAAGTTTCAAATGCTGTTTCTGCCCTTTCTCAGTTTGCTTCAAACTCTCAAGCCCATTCACCATCATTGCAAGCTATCTCTTCCATGTGCCAACAACAGAGCTTTTCTGACTCTAATGGGAACCCTGTCACCAATGGGATTGTTTCTCCTCTCCACAGCCTTATGGGTTCATTTACCCAAGAAGAAGCATCCCACCTGCTAAACTTACCAAGAAATAGTGATGCATTGTTATCTTCTTCTGGGTGGCCACCAAAGCGAATTGCTGTTGATCATCTTCTATCCTCTGCAGCATCGCAATGTATTCTTCCTCAGGTGGAGCAGTTGGGACCGCATCGTACAAACACTTCTCGAAATGCTATCTCCTTGCCACCATTTCCTGGTAGAGAGTGCTCCATTGATCAAGAAGGAAGCAACGATCATCAGAACCATCTTTTGTTTGGGGTTAACATAGATTCCTCGTCTCTTCTTATGCACAATGGGATGTCAGGCATTAGGGGAGTTGGTAGTGATGGTGATTCGGCTAATGTGCACTTTGCCTCTTCCAATAATTATTTGAGTAATTCAGGGACTACAGGCACAGATTTTTCAACTAATCCAGTATTGACACCTTCCAGTTGCATTGACGAATCTGGTTTCCTACAGTCTCCTGAAAATCTGGGTCAAGAAAACCAACCAACTGGAACCTTCGTTAAG GTTTACAAGGCAGGGTCCTTCGGCAGATCacttgacatctccaatttcAGCAGCTACCATGAGTTGCGGAGTGAGCTTGCTCGCATGTTTGGCCTTGAAGGCCAGTTGGAGGACCCACTGAGATCAGGCTGGCAGCTTGTATTTGTTGACCGGGAGAATGACGTTCTTCTCCTTGGCGATGACCCCTGGCA GGAGTTCGTGAGCAGTGTATGGTGCATCAAGATTCTCTCTCCTCAAGAAGTGCAAGAAATGGGCAAACAGGGTCTAGAGCTTCTGAACTCAGTCCCAATACAGAAGCTCTCTAATAGCAATTGTGATGACTATGGGAGCAGACAGGGCTCGAGAAATTTGAGGAATGGGATCGCCTCTCTGGGGTCTCTTGATTACTGA